From a single Desulfoplanes formicivorans genomic region:
- a CDS encoding ABC transporter permease, producing the protein MPRTGTRLVPPALVICWRELRQGKGEFGVFLACLILGVFAITGVGSFSQAARQGLLADARSIMGGDVEVMLTSRQMTTEQHAFFAGFGTISQVAETRTMARFGDDALLVELKGVDGNYPLYGQVQTREGIEPGALLGNEGDLPLCFVEGLLLDRLGVHVGEVIGVGGMPFRIGGVLTFEPDRIVQAFSLGPRVMVALKDLNRSDLAKPGNLVRYRYRVKMDGGDAQQLVALAKERFPHAGWAIRDFSRAAPSIRRLLERLDINLTLMGLAALLIGGLGISGAVRGYIGRRIKRIAVMKCVGGTAGVLLWAYFLQILLLGALGSGIGMVLGALVPTLAALFFSEVLPISLRTGVYVEPMIRAGLFGICTTMAFCSGTLVRAVSVSPATLFRGYVDQDQGGGFLARVLPGLFFALLVIFVMTFTENTRLALGFILGTLGCFVVFALAARGLCWLAAHVPYLPYAWARLGLGQIVRPGAPTTSLVFALGLGLTCLVAVALVNANLTRALSRDVADKAPSFFFMDIQQHETARFMEVVGGISGPENMSARPVIRGRIMKIAGKNVEQVVIDPEVSWAVRGDRMLTYAGAMPEDTIIARGIWWPEDYKGKPLISLTSDLARGFGVDVGDTLTVNVLGRNITATIANIRDVDWTTLAMQFAIIFAPGVLDKAPGTTLAAVRATPEQESRIFGVVSDLFPTVAIIRIKDVLDHVGALFGRMARVFQSVSALALVSGFLVLAGAFSADQHRRIYDAVIYKVCGATRKDIILALMTEFAVIGLGAGCIGCLTGSLAAWGVIAGFMHMPFVVDPLLAVTTVIAGIVMAVGLGLLGTIRALGKKPAGYLRNE; encoded by the coding sequence ATGCCTAGAACCGGGACACGCCTGGTGCCGCCCGCCCTGGTCATCTGCTGGCGCGAGCTCCGGCAGGGCAAGGGCGAATTCGGGGTCTTTCTGGCCTGCCTGATCCTTGGGGTCTTTGCCATAACCGGGGTGGGCTCTTTTTCCCAGGCAGCCCGCCAGGGGCTTCTTGCCGACGCCCGGTCCATTATGGGCGGAGATGTGGAGGTGATGCTCACCTCCAGGCAGATGACAACGGAACAACATGCGTTTTTTGCGGGTTTTGGAACCATAAGTCAGGTGGCCGAGACCCGGACCATGGCCCGTTTCGGGGATGATGCCCTTCTTGTGGAATTAAAGGGGGTCGATGGCAACTATCCCTTGTATGGACAGGTTCAAACACGTGAAGGAATAGAACCTGGTGCGCTTTTGGGTAATGAGGGGGATCTCCCCTTGTGTTTTGTGGAGGGCCTGCTCCTAGATCGTCTCGGGGTGCATGTGGGTGAAGTCATTGGCGTGGGCGGGATGCCCTTTCGCATTGGCGGCGTGCTCACTTTTGAACCCGACAGGATTGTCCAGGCGTTTTCCCTGGGGCCCCGGGTCATGGTGGCTCTCAAGGACTTGAATCGTTCCGACCTTGCCAAGCCGGGCAATCTGGTCAGGTATCGCTACCGGGTGAAAATGGATGGGGGTGACGCCCAACAGCTTGTGGCCCTGGCCAAGGAGCGCTTTCCCCATGCCGGCTGGGCTATTCGTGATTTTTCCCGGGCCGCGCCCAGTATACGCAGACTTCTGGAGCGGTTAGATATCAATTTGACCCTCATGGGCCTGGCGGCCCTGCTGATCGGCGGCCTGGGCATTTCCGGTGCGGTAAGGGGGTATATTGGCAGGCGCATCAAACGCATTGCCGTGATGAAATGCGTGGGGGGGACCGCAGGCGTACTTTTGTGGGCCTATTTTCTGCAAATCCTGCTGCTGGGCGCCCTGGGATCCGGGATCGGCATGGTACTGGGCGCTCTGGTTCCGACCCTGGCGGCCCTGTTCTTTTCGGAGGTTCTGCCCATTTCCCTGCGTACGGGCGTGTATGTGGAACCCATGATTCGGGCCGGTTTATTCGGCATATGCACCACCATGGCCTTTTGTTCGGGAACTCTGGTTCGGGCGGTGAGCGTATCGCCAGCCACCCTGTTTCGGGGATACGTGGATCAGGATCAGGGCGGCGGGTTTCTGGCCAGGGTTTTGCCCGGGCTGTTTTTTGCCCTGCTCGTCATTTTTGTGATGACCTTTACCGAAAACACCCGCCTGGCCCTGGGATTCATTCTGGGCACTCTGGGATGTTTCGTGGTTTTTGCCCTGGCAGCCAGGGGATTGTGCTGGCTGGCAGCCCATGTTCCGTATCTGCCCTATGCCTGGGCGCGTCTTGGCCTGGGCCAGATTGTCCGGCCTGGTGCACCCACAACCAGTCTTGTATTTGCTCTGGGCCTTGGACTGACCTGTCTGGTTGCGGTTGCCCTGGTCAACGCCAATCTGACCCGGGCCCTTTCAAGGGACGTGGCCGACAAGGCACCGAGCTTTTTTTTCATGGATATCCAGCAGCATGAAACCGCCCGGTTCATGGAGGTTGTTGGAGGGATAAGCGGTCCCGAAAACATGAGTGCACGCCCGGTCATCCGGGGAAGGATCATGAAAATAGCCGGGAAAAACGTGGAACAGGTCGTCATTGATCCCGAGGTGTCCTGGGCTGTTCGGGGCGATCGCATGCTCACCTATGCCGGTGCCATGCCCGAGGATACGATCATTGCCCGGGGAATCTGGTGGCCGGAGGATTATAAGGGCAAGCCCCTCATCTCCCTGACCTCTGATCTTGCCCGGGGGTTTGGCGTGGATGTGGGCGATACCCTGACGGTGAATGTGCTTGGCCGCAACATCACCGCAACCATCGCCAATATCCGGGATGTGGACTGGACCACTCTGGCCATGCAGTTTGCCATCATTTTTGCCCCGGGTGTGCTGGACAAGGCCCCGGGAACCACTCTGGCAGCCGTCAGGGCGACTCCCGAGCAGGAATCGCGGATTTTCGGCGTGGTCAGTGATCTCTTCCCCACGGTTGCCATCATCCGCATCAAGGATGTTCTTGATCATGTGGGCGCGTTGTTCGGGCGCATGGCCCGTGTTTTCCAATCCGTGTCGGCACTGGCCCTTGTAAGCGGATTTCTGGTTCTTGCCGGGGCCTTTTCAGCGGATCAGCACCGCAGGATCTATGATGCCGTCATCTACAAAGTCTGCGGGGCCACACGCAAGGATATCATCCTTGCATTGATGACGGAATTCGCTGTCATAGGGCTGGGAGCGGGGTGTATCGGCTGCCTGACAGGCAGCCTGGCAGCCTGGGGGGTGATTGCCGGGTTCATGCACATGCCCTTTGTGGTGGATCCCCTGCTGGCCGTGACCACGGTGATTGCCGGGATTGTCATGGCTGTGGGCCTGGGACTTCTGGGAACCATCCGGGCCCTTGGCAAGAAACCGGCCGGGTACCTGCGCAACGAGTAA
- a CDS encoding ABC transporter ATP-binding protein: MKSPVVELVNIHVTLTGPGGEVNILRGIDLVLPQGETLAIVGPSGSGKTTTMMVMAGLERPTSGEVRIAGTRLDNMTENQLARFRRANMGIVFQSFHLIGSMTALENTALPLEFARKPHPLKRAREALDAVGLAARSNHYPAQLSGGEQQRVALARAFVTRPKVILADEPTGNLDQDTGKRVMQTLFELHRNHGTGLVLITHDQGLAKLCSRTLRMISGKVQDIGEDEYA; encoded by the coding sequence ATGAAATCACCCGTTGTCGAACTTGTTAACATCCATGTAACGCTAACCGGGCCGGGCGGTGAGGTCAATATCCTGCGGGGAATCGATCTTGTTCTTCCCCAGGGGGAGACCCTGGCCATTGTGGGCCCGTCGGGTTCGGGCAAGACCACCACCATGATGGTCATGGCCGGTCTTGAACGTCCCACTTCCGGTGAGGTGCGTATTGCCGGCACCCGTCTGGACAACATGACCGAAAATCAGCTGGCCCGGTTCAGGCGGGCGAATATGGGCATTGTATTTCAGTCGTTTCATCTCATCGGTTCCATGACCGCCTTGGAAAACACGGCCCTGCCCCTGGAGTTCGCGCGCAAGCCCCACCCCCTCAAGCGGGCACGCGAGGCCCTGGACGCCGTGGGACTTGCCGCACGGAGCAACCATTATCCGGCCCAGCTTTCCGGTGGCGAGCAGCAGCGGGTTGCCCTGGCAAGGGCATTTGTCACCCGGCCCAAGGTCATCCTGGCCGATGAGCCCACCGGCAACCTGGATCAGGATACCGGCAAACGGGTCATGCAGACGTTGTTCGAGCTTCACCGAAACCATGGTACCGGGCTTGTTCTCATCACCCATGATCAGGGGCTTGCCAAGCTGTGTTCGCGAACGTTGCGCATGATTTCGGGCAAGGTGCAGGATATCGGGGAGGATGAATATGCCTAG
- a CDS encoding arylesterase, producing the protein MTPFLWGAWTRILLLVGCLFIVPAGLPAHAQSPDSTPTMHILAFGDSLTAGYRLGPQKSFASRLEAALLQEGYDVRVTNAGISGDTTSAGRSRLAWSLEDTPHLVILELGANDALRGIDPAIIRDNLAAMIKACLATGSRVLLCGITPPGNFGPQYARTFSAMYEELAEQFTIPLYPAFLKDILGNPRLTLDDGLHPNPQGVDKMVANILPQVTSLLDDIMSESVHSLEHDRPD; encoded by the coding sequence ATGACACCATTCCTGTGGGGAGCATGGACTCGCATCCTGCTCCTTGTTGGCTGTTTGTTCATCGTTCCTGCCGGTCTGCCGGCACACGCTCAATCCCCGGATTCAACCCCAACCATGCACATTCTCGCCTTTGGAGACAGTCTGACTGCCGGATACCGCCTTGGCCCGCAGAAATCCTTTGCCTCCCGGCTCGAGGCCGCCCTGCTCCAGGAAGGATATGATGTCCGGGTGACCAATGCCGGGATTTCCGGAGACACCACCAGTGCGGGCCGATCCCGTCTGGCCTGGTCCCTGGAAGACACGCCCCACCTGGTCATTCTGGAACTGGGAGCCAATGACGCCCTTCGGGGCATCGACCCGGCCATCATACGCGACAATCTTGCAGCCATGATCAAGGCATGTCTTGCCACAGGAAGCCGCGTGCTTTTGTGCGGCATAACACCGCCCGGCAATTTCGGGCCCCAATACGCCCGGACCTTTTCCGCCATGTACGAGGAACTGGCCGAACAATTCACTATTCCCCTGTATCCTGCATTTCTCAAGGACATTCTGGGCAACCCGCGCCTGACCCTGGACGACGGTCTCCACCCCAATCCCCAGGGCGTGGACAAAATGGTTGCCAACATCCTGCCCCAGGTAACATCCCTTCTTGACGATATCATGTCCGAGTCTGTTCACTCCCTGGAGCACGACCGTCCCGACTGA
- a CDS encoding DMT family transporter produces the protein MKTFSLFGSDTMPVLGLILAMLLWGSSFLALKIAFTGFDPLVTIWARMLIAFFVFVCVWKRFSRVVYLPGDWKYLVLMALCEPCMYFTFEAYALTQTTASQAGMITAMLPLIVALMARFFLGERISRRTMTGFCVAISGAVLMSLNGTPEAGAPRPLLGNILELGAMCWGAGYTICLKKLSARYPPLFLTAVQTLVGSVFFTVPVVSLPWIHFPETLPLIPVLAIVYLAVAVSMGAYGLYNFGVSRLPAGQASAFTNLVPVFALFLGWLVFEETLLPLQWVGAACVMVGVVISRDGRAPGSEQTRT, from the coding sequence GTGAAAACATTCAGTCTTTTTGGCTCTGACACAATGCCGGTTCTCGGCTTGATTCTGGCCATGCTGCTTTGGGGAAGTTCTTTTCTGGCTTTGAAGATTGCCTTTACCGGATTCGATCCTTTGGTGACCATCTGGGCACGGATGCTCATTGCCTTTTTCGTCTTTGTCTGTGTATGGAAACGGTTTTCCCGGGTCGTGTATCTGCCCGGGGACTGGAAATATCTCGTGCTCATGGCCTTGTGCGAACCCTGCATGTATTTTACCTTTGAGGCCTATGCCCTGACCCAGACAACTGCCTCCCAGGCCGGGATGATCACGGCCATGCTTCCCCTGATCGTTGCCCTCATGGCCCGTTTTTTTCTCGGAGAACGCATCAGCAGGCGAACCATGACCGGGTTTTGCGTGGCCATTTCCGGTGCGGTGCTCATGAGTCTGAACGGAACCCCCGAGGCCGGTGCGCCCCGTCCGCTTCTGGGGAACATTCTCGAACTGGGTGCCATGTGCTGGGGAGCGGGATACACCATCTGTCTGAAAAAATTGAGTGCGCGGTATCCACCCCTTTTTCTCACGGCGGTCCAGACACTGGTGGGGAGTGTCTTTTTTACGGTTCCTGTTGTGAGTCTGCCCTGGATTCATTTTCCCGAGACCCTTCCCCTTATCCCGGTTCTGGCCATTGTGTATCTGGCCGTGGCCGTGAGCATGGGCGCGTATGGGTTGTACAACTTTGGCGTGAGCAGGCTTCCTGCCGGCCAGGCCTCGGCCTTTACCAATCTTGTTCCTGTTTTTGCCCTGTTTTTGGGCTGGCTGGTCTTTGAAGAAACTCTGCTGCCCCTGCAATGGGTGGGAGCCGCTTGCGTCATGGTCGGGGTGGTGATCAGTCGGGACGGTCGTGCTCCAGGGAGTGAACAGACTCGGACATGA
- the coaE gene encoding dephospho-CoA kinase (Dephospho-CoA kinase (CoaE) performs the final step in coenzyme A biosynthesis.), whose product MKRVDDNEVQWNKIVDDVHAGDRLDVFWSVVLEGEGISRSKIQKWIRRGRAWVEGRICTKPNTRLGAGQQVRLDAESLQQGAAPRGGNLDMVYRDDDILVINKPAGLTVHPAPSVTGQTLVNILLYHFPHMASMDPERPGIVHRLDKDTSGLMMVAQNETARLALIKAFARREMDKEYLAMVHGVPAPSTGEIDYPIGRHPSIRTRMAVVDKGGRPARSTYKVVWASPDGCYSLVGVRIHTGRTHQVRVHMARIGHPLVGDGVYALGHTSPSVNAALLDRVVDRQMLHAWRLGFVHPTTKKRCSFVKEPPRDMVRALVLASRRPQHVGLTGMSGSGKSTVLAAFAGLGVPVWSADACVARLYAPGGDGWEVMRARFGERFVPCATAPVDKGKLFRAMCSDPGLRREIEAMIHPMVQWDLERFLDEHAHARMTVSEVPLLMESGWHHRDLFDHILGIFCPDSLRASRLKDRGWSDETMSLVDSWQWSQGDKLAKCDLIIANDAGRTRLESRVARAACLLRSWRRKRVRAWWQWLDGFVHTGWE is encoded by the coding sequence ATGAAACGCGTGGATGACAACGAGGTCCAATGGAACAAGATCGTAGACGATGTCCATGCCGGGGACCGGCTGGATGTTTTCTGGTCTGTCGTGCTTGAGGGGGAGGGTATCTCCCGGTCGAAGATCCAGAAATGGATCAGGCGCGGACGCGCTTGGGTGGAGGGCAGGATATGCACAAAACCCAACACCCGGCTGGGAGCCGGTCAGCAGGTGCGTCTGGATGCCGAAAGCCTGCAACAGGGAGCGGCTCCCAGAGGCGGCAACCTTGATATGGTGTACAGGGATGATGATATCCTGGTCATCAACAAGCCAGCAGGACTCACGGTGCATCCCGCCCCCAGCGTGACTGGTCAGACCCTGGTCAATATCCTGCTGTACCATTTTCCCCACATGGCTTCCATGGATCCCGAGCGTCCGGGCATTGTTCACCGACTGGACAAGGATACCTCCGGCCTGATGATGGTTGCCCAAAACGAGACCGCACGACTTGCCCTTATCAAGGCTTTTGCCCGACGGGAGATGGACAAGGAGTACCTGGCCATGGTGCATGGTGTGCCTGCGCCCTCCACGGGGGAGATCGACTATCCCATTGGCCGCCATCCTTCCATCAGGACGCGCATGGCCGTGGTTGACAAGGGCGGGCGTCCTGCCAGGTCCACCTACAAGGTTGTCTGGGCGAGTCCTGATGGCTGTTACAGTCTGGTGGGCGTGCGTATTCATACCGGCCGTACGCACCAGGTACGCGTCCACATGGCCCGTATCGGTCATCCCCTGGTGGGTGACGGGGTGTACGCCCTCGGGCACACGTCACCTTCTGTCAACGCGGCCTTGCTTGACAGGGTGGTTGATCGTCAGATGCTCCATGCCTGGCGGTTGGGCTTTGTCCATCCGACCACGAAAAAGCGTTGTTCTTTTGTCAAGGAGCCGCCCAGGGATATGGTGCGTGCCCTTGTGCTTGCCAGCAGAAGGCCCCAGCATGTGGGACTCACCGGCATGAGCGGATCCGGCAAGAGCACGGTCCTTGCCGCCTTTGCCGGTCTGGGCGTGCCGGTCTGGTCGGCGGACGCATGCGTTGCCCGCCTGTATGCCCCGGGCGGGGACGGATGGGAGGTTATGCGTGCCCGGTTTGGCGAGCGTTTTGTTCCCTGCGCAACAGCACCCGTGGACAAGGGGAAACTTTTCCGGGCCATGTGCAGTGATCCTGGTCTGCGTCGGGAAATCGAAGCTATGATCCATCCCATGGTCCAATGGGATCTTGAGCGGTTTCTGGACGAACATGCTCATGCCCGGATGACCGTGAGCGAGGTGCCCTTGCTCATGGAGTCGGGCTGGCACCACAGGGATCTGTTCGACCATATCCTGGGTATTTTTTGTCCGGATTCCTTGAGGGCTTCACGGCTCAAGGACCGGGGCTGGTCCGATGAGACCATGTCTCTTGTGGATTCCTGGCAGTGGTCCCAAGGGGACAAGCTTGCCAAGTGCGATCTGATCATTGCCAATGACGCAGGCAGAACACGACTCGAATCCAGGGTTGCCCGCGCTGCCTGTCTGCTTCGGTCATGGCGTCGCAAACGGGTCCGCGCATGGTGGCAATGGCTTGACGGGTTTGTGCATACCGGCTGGGAGTGA
- the moaC gene encoding cyclic pyranopterin monophosphate synthase MoaC: MDQGLTHIDEDGNVTMVDVGHKPNTLRKAVFGTSVVVNARTMELLMNKALPKGDVLTTAKIAGIQAAKKTWELIPMCHPLLLSFLDVRFEVDTSRNIIHIQAEARTTAGTGVEMEALVAAQCAAMTIYDMCKAVQRDIVITDCKLLHKSGGRSGTYEYSG, from the coding sequence ATGGATCAGGGGCTGACGCATATTGATGAAGACGGCAATGTGACCATGGTGGATGTGGGCCACAAGCCAAACACCCTGCGCAAGGCCGTTTTCGGAACCAGTGTGGTGGTCAATGCCAGGACCATGGAACTGCTGATGAACAAGGCCCTTCCCAAGGGCGATGTCCTGACAACCGCCAAGATTGCCGGCATCCAGGCAGCCAAGAAGACCTGGGAACTCATCCCCATGTGTCATCCCCTGCTTTTGAGCTTTCTTGACGTCAGGTTCGAGGTGGACACCTCCAGGAACATAATCCACATCCAGGCTGAAGCCAGAACCACGGCAGGAACAGGTGTGGAGATGGAGGCGCTGGTGGCCGCCCAATGCGCTGCCATGACCATCTACGACATGTGCAAGGCGGTACAGCGGGATATTGTCATCACCGATTGCAAACTGCTCCACAAGAGCGGGGGTCGTAGCGGAACCTATGAATACTCCGGATAA
- the dnaJ gene encoding molecular chaperone DnaJ has protein sequence MSKRDYYEVLGVPKDASADAIKKAYRKLALKYHPDRNPDDPEAEAMFKEAAEAYEVLRDEGKRQRYDQFGHAGMNGNGFEGFQSTEDVFSAFGDIFGDIFGFGASGRGPRPQAGADLRYNLTISFRDAAKGMEAKLKIPKKEVCDQCAGSGAEPGTSPETCRHCNGQGQVYQSQGFFRIAVACPVCHGRGEVIAHPCSKCRGRGQVNVNKELSVRIPAGVDNGSRLRLRGEGEPGSNGGPHGDLYVVIYVEEDKVFKRQGQDLITSAEITFVQATLGVRIEVPTLDDPVPMDIPKGTQSGTVLRLPSMGIPYLNTGQKGDLLVEIKVLTPKRISKRQEELLREFEKLDQEKPMEKVKDFFRKTSKKVMGD, from the coding sequence ATGTCCAAAAGGGATTATTACGAGGTCCTTGGTGTACCCAAAGACGCATCCGCAGATGCGATCAAAAAAGCCTATCGCAAACTGGCCTTGAAGTATCATCCTGATCGCAATCCGGATGATCCCGAAGCCGAGGCCATGTTCAAGGAGGCCGCCGAGGCCTATGAAGTCCTCCGGGATGAGGGCAAGCGTCAACGGTATGACCAGTTTGGCCATGCCGGCATGAACGGAAACGGTTTTGAGGGCTTCCAATCCACGGAAGACGTTTTCAGCGCTTTTGGCGATATTTTCGGCGATATTTTCGGGTTTGGAGCTTCCGGCAGGGGACCACGGCCCCAGGCAGGGGCGGATCTTCGGTACAACCTGACCATTTCCTTTCGGGATGCGGCCAAGGGCATGGAGGCCAAACTCAAGATCCCCAAAAAGGAAGTTTGTGACCAATGTGCGGGAAGCGGTGCCGAACCGGGCACCTCACCTGAAACCTGTCGGCATTGTAATGGCCAGGGCCAGGTGTACCAGAGCCAGGGCTTTTTCCGCATTGCCGTGGCCTGTCCTGTCTGCCATGGTCGTGGCGAGGTCATTGCCCATCCCTGTTCCAAGTGCCGCGGGCGGGGACAGGTCAATGTCAACAAGGAATTGAGCGTACGCATCCCTGCAGGAGTGGACAACGGCAGTCGCTTGCGTCTGCGCGGAGAAGGTGAACCCGGTTCCAACGGAGGACCACATGGTGATTTGTATGTGGTCATCTATGTGGAAGAGGACAAGGTTTTCAAGCGTCAGGGCCAGGATCTGATCACCTCTGCAGAAATCACCTTTGTTCAGGCCACCCTGGGGGTTCGCATTGAAGTACCCACTCTGGATGATCCCGTTCCCATGGATATTCCCAAGGGAACGCAAAGCGGCACGGTGCTGCGGCTTCCATCCATGGGCATTCCCTATTTGAACACAGGGCAAAAGGGCGATCTTCTGGTGGAAATCAAGGTTCTCACCCCGAAACGCATTTCCAAACGCCAGGAAGAACTGCTTCGGGAATTCGAGAAACTCGATCAGGAAAAACCCATGGAAAAGGTCAAGGATTTTTTCCGTAAGACATCAAAGAAGGTTATGGGCGACTGA
- the rpoZ gene encoding DNA-directed RNA polymerase subunit omega → MARITVEDCLAKVNNRFMVCQLAIERVKQYREGYRPMIECDNKEIVTALREIAAGKVRPAKTTDPE, encoded by the coding sequence ATGGCGAGAATTACTGTTGAAGATTGCCTTGCCAAGGTGAACAACCGATTCATGGTTTGCCAGTTGGCTATCGAGCGGGTCAAGCAGTACCGGGAAGGTTACCGACCAATGATCGAATGTGACAACAAGGAAATTGTCACGGCCTTGCGGGAGATCGCAGCCGGGAAGGTTCGTCCTGCCAAGACTACTGATCCGGAATAA
- a CDS encoding 4Fe-4S binding protein, translating into MEFVVNDDVFSDVSQDQVIHIDRDRCDGCSMCVDTCPTNALEIVPNRNRPGKKVVFVHPRLCKGCGVCQATCPKEALFLPGLSPDNIRDYISKAVASATIPAGN; encoded by the coding sequence ATGGAATTTGTTGTCAATGATGATGTGTTTTCTGATGTATCCCAGGATCAGGTCATCCACATAGACCGTGATCGATGCGATGGGTGTTCCATGTGTGTTGATACCTGTCCTACAAATGCGCTTGAAATTGTGCCCAACAGGAACCGACCGGGCAAGAAGGTTGTTTTTGTTCATCCCCGCCTGTGCAAGGGATGCGGGGTCTGCCAGGCAACATGCCCCAAGGAGGCCCTTTTTCTGCCGGGACTCAGCCCTGACAATATTCGCGACTACATATCCAAGGCCGTTGCCTCGGCCACGATTCCTGCAGGGAACTAG
- a CDS encoding tRNA lysidine(34) synthetase has product MLKRRNLTFAQRSCIGKSGKIIQQTGMLHQGARVGVAVSGGKDSWVMLQALRMRQKILPYPFEIMALHLNPGFDPRDHAPLHQWLAKHNIPAHIELTDYGPRAHSPENRKKSPCFFCSWFRRKHLFDLCRRYRLTHLALGHTSDDLVQTFFMNLFKTGKVAGLSPREQYFDGRLVLIRPMLLLDEKTIATAARQWKFPITTTSCPSAGTTQRSRTGEWLKELTRKDPTLKKNIFNGLRRWQLDETAKFS; this is encoded by the coding sequence ATGCTCAAACGCAGAAACCTCACCTTTGCCCAACGAAGCTGTATCGGCAAAAGCGGAAAGATCATCCAGCAAACCGGCATGCTGCACCAAGGCGCCCGCGTGGGCGTGGCCGTTTCAGGCGGCAAGGACAGCTGGGTTATGCTTCAGGCCCTTCGCATGCGCCAGAAAATCCTTCCCTATCCGTTCGAAATCATGGCCCTGCATCTCAACCCCGGATTCGACCCCAGGGACCATGCCCCCCTGCACCAATGGCTGGCAAAGCACAACATTCCCGCCCACATCGAGCTCACCGACTACGGTCCCCGGGCCCACTCGCCGGAAAACAGAAAAAAATCCCCCTGCTTTTTCTGTTCCTGGTTTCGGCGCAAACATCTTTTTGACCTGTGCAGACGCTACCGGTTGACCCACCTGGCCCTCGGGCACACAAGCGACGACCTGGTCCAGACCTTTTTCATGAACCTGTTCAAGACAGGCAAGGTCGCGGGTCTCTCCCCCAGGGAACAATATTTTGACGGTCGTCTCGTTCTGATTCGCCCCATGCTCCTTTTGGATGAAAAAACCATCGCCACTGCAGCCAGACAATGGAAATTCCCGATCACGACCACATCATGTCCCTCGGCAGGCACGACCCAGCGGAGCCGGACCGGGGAGTGGCTCAAGGAACTTACACGCAAAGATCCAACCCTCAAAAAAAATATTTTCAATGGATTGCGCCGATGGCAACTTGACGAAACAGCAAAGTTTTCTTAG
- a CDS encoding M23 family metallopeptidase — MFLIVFITGLLGSNFYLYRHWSKARHCQRQLAAVTKENREQKIQLASFSSKFKKMAEDINRLQEFNTRIRVMVDLDHPSFENSMTGLGGPRSKDLDNEFFPLYQTERLARRMHSFIDQLSTNAKLEELRQQEIISIIQKKEDILARTPSIWPTKGWLTSKFGYRKSPFTGQREFHKGLDISAPKGTPIYASAEGKVVMVHRTHGYGKNILIDHANGIVTRYAHLSKYAVKKGDRVKRGQLIAYVGNTGRSTGPHLHYEVRVNGVPVNPLRYILD; from the coding sequence ATGTTTCTGATTGTCTTCATCACGGGGCTGCTGGGGAGCAATTTCTATCTCTATCGCCATTGGTCAAAAGCTCGTCATTGTCAGCGCCAGTTGGCTGCGGTAACCAAAGAAAATCGAGAACAAAAAATCCAACTTGCCAGCTTCAGCAGTAAATTCAAAAAGATGGCTGAAGATATCAACCGTCTCCAGGAATTCAACACACGCATTCGGGTCATGGTCGATCTTGATCATCCCTCCTTTGAAAATAGCATGACCGGTCTTGGCGGTCCCCGCAGCAAGGATTTGGACAACGAATTCTTTCCCCTGTACCAGACAGAACGTTTGGCAAGAAGGATGCATTCCTTCATTGATCAATTGTCAACCAATGCCAAGCTCGAAGAACTACGCCAACAGGAAATCATTTCCATCATCCAGAAAAAGGAAGACATTCTGGCCCGGACACCTTCCATCTGGCCCACCAAGGGATGGCTGACCTCCAAATTCGGATACCGTAAATCCCCGTTCACGGGTCAGCGGGAATTCCACAAAGGACTGGACATTTCGGCTCCCAAGGGAACGCCCATCTACGCAAGCGCCGAAGGCAAGGTTGTCATGGTCCACCGGACGCATGGCTATGGCAAAAATATCCTGATTGACCATGCCAACGGCATTGTCACCCGCTATGCCCACTTGAGTAAATACGCTGTCAAAAAAGGGGACCGGGTCAAACGTGGCCAACTCATTGCTTATGTGGGTAATACCGGTCGCAGTACGGGTCCTCATCTTCACTATGAAGTCCGTGTCAACGGCGTCCCCGTCAATCCGCTCCGCTATATTCTTGACTGA